In the Telopea speciosissima isolate NSW1024214 ecotype Mountain lineage chromosome 2, Tspe_v1, whole genome shotgun sequence genome, one interval contains:
- the LOC122652152 gene encoding 10 kDa chaperonin, mitochondrial-like has protein sequence MAKRLIPSLNRVLVEKIVPPTKTTAGILLPEKTNQLNSGKVVAVGPGTRDKSGNLLEVSVKEGETVLLPDYGGTQVKLGDKEYHLYRDDDILGTLHD, from the exons atggcgaAGCGTTTGATTCCGAGTCTGAATCGAGTTCTGGTTGAGAAGATCGTCCCTCCTACGAAAACCACCGCTGGTATTCTCCTCCCTGAGAAGACCAACCAG CTGAACTCAGGGAAAGTGGTAGCAGTTGGACCTGGGACACGAGACAAGTCAGGGAATCTCCTCGAAGTCTCTGTGAAGGAAGGGGAAACTGTTCTCTTGCCTGATTATGGTGGCACTCAAGTCAAACTCGGTGATAAAGA GTACCATCTTTATAGGGACGACGACATTTTGGGAACTCTACACGATTGA